A single window of Plasmodium gaboni strain SY75 chromosome Unknown, whole genome shotgun sequence DNA harbors:
- a CDS encoding ring-exported protein 2: MNLSDIFSTGKESLLSLKDTFGSSNFSPFTPCEGFECLPQVLFLYLIFLLLCTGMFIHNKNQLKKKQRLTNFNNQYDVNYSGCAEQYDAEEQPEYGHEESEKDGYNPNAHNEYPQHNHSQNHAYKSNVKNQKVHVGQASYQKSAVFNE, encoded by the exons atgaattTATCTGATATTTTTAGTACTGGTAAAGAATCTTTGTTATCTTTAAAGGATACTTTTGGATCTAGTAATTTTTCTCCATTTACACCATGTGAAGGATTTGAATGCTTACCTCaagtattatttttgtacctaatatttcttttattatgtaCTGGAATGTTTATTCATAATAAGAATCAG cttaaaaaaaaacagaGGTTAACAAATTTCAATAATCAATATGATGTAAATTATTCAGGATGCGCAGAACAATATGATGCAGAAGAACAACCGGAATATGGCCATGAAGAATCTGAAAAGGATGGATATAATCCAAATGCACATAATGAATATCCTCAACATAACCATTCACAAAATCATGCATATAAGTCAAATGtaaaaaatcaaaaagTACATGTTGGACAAGCATCATACCAGAAAAGTGCAGTATTCAATGAATAA